A stretch of Rhizobium sp. TH2 DNA encodes these proteins:
- a CDS encoding DUF3422 family protein has protein sequence MGNGMFSFPQAPDRARALGEIHSRPYVLVKAPRVIFQLAFMMDGGAGVDHAVMAEMSRQRGVTPPGRDARHHAMAWGPGTLRWEQHTEFSTWFWDGPIPDKFGGEVTMHPFGDGFKPPGSLISGIRLELRPEGPGIGEAIACFDQASLCYSEVKDGQARVYTDFRQNGDGLTQILVVDRSLTPLGTGALIQRLLEIETYRTLAMLGLPLAQTLSPEIRRIEDGLTGITQRMKTEPRDDADAVLSEITRLAADLEANAAVALYRFGASRAYYGIVKERIAALAETPVSGYEHVGSFLERRLAPAMRTCQSVEERQANLSRKLTRANALVRSWIDVELERQNGALLTAMNRRAELQLRLQQTVEGLSVAAISYYVVGLFGYLVKAFFHEGDTIEPALLTGAFVPVAVLGVWYVVRRIRRGHDVPQE, from the coding sequence ATGGGTAACGGGATGTTTTCATTTCCGCAGGCGCCGGATCGCGCACGCGCATTGGGCGAGATTCATTCGCGCCCTTATGTGCTGGTGAAGGCGCCGCGGGTGATCTTCCAGCTTGCCTTCATGATGGATGGCGGCGCCGGCGTCGATCACGCCGTCATGGCCGAGATGTCCCGCCAGCGCGGCGTCACCCCGCCCGGCCGCGATGCCCGCCACCACGCCATGGCCTGGGGACCCGGTACGCTACGCTGGGAGCAGCATACGGAATTCTCGACATGGTTCTGGGACGGGCCGATCCCGGACAAGTTCGGCGGCGAAGTCACCATGCACCCTTTCGGCGATGGCTTCAAACCGCCGGGTTCGCTGATCTCCGGCATTCGGCTCGAACTGAGGCCGGAGGGCCCGGGCATTGGAGAGGCGATCGCCTGCTTCGATCAGGCCAGCCTCTGTTACAGCGAGGTCAAGGACGGCCAGGCGCGTGTCTATACCGACTTCCGGCAAAACGGTGATGGCCTGACCCAGATCCTGGTCGTCGACCGGTCGCTGACGCCGCTCGGCACCGGCGCGCTGATCCAGCGCCTGCTGGAGATCGAGACCTACCGCACGCTCGCCATGCTCGGCCTGCCCTTGGCGCAAACGCTGTCGCCCGAAATCCGCCGCATCGAAGACGGCCTGACCGGTATCACCCAGCGCATGAAGACCGAGCCGCGCGATGATGCCGACGCCGTGCTTTCGGAGATCACCCGTCTCGCCGCCGATCTGGAAGCCAATGCCGCAGTCGCGCTCTACCGCTTCGGCGCCTCGCGCGCCTATTACGGCATCGTCAAGGAGCGCATCGCAGCGCTCGCCGAAACCCCGGTGTCCGGCTACGAGCACGTCGGCTCCTTCCTCGAGCGCCGGCTGGCCCCCGCCATGCGTACCTGCCAGTCGGTCGAGGAGCGGCAGGCCAACCTGTCGCGCAAGCTCACCCGCGCCAATGCGCTGGTCCGCAGTTGGATCGACGTCGAGCTCGAACGCCAGAACGGCGCACTGCTGACCGCCATGAACCGCCGCGCCGAACTGCAACTCAGGCTGCAGCAGACGGTCGAAGGCCTCTCGGTCGCCGCGATCTCCTACTATGTCGTCGGCCTGTTCGGCTATCTGGTGAAGGCCTTCTTCCATGAAGGCGATACGATCGAGCCCGCGTTGTTGACCGGCGCATTCGTACCTGTCGCGGTTTTGGGGGTCTGGTACGTTGTGCGGAGGATCAGGCGCGGGCATGATGTGCCGCAGGAATAG